One stretch of Pseudoxanthomonas sp. Root65 DNA includes these proteins:
- a CDS encoding RDD family protein, with translation MLDTYREVVTPEGVGLHLPAAGPVPRALAWGIDLAIRLGIVLVMAMFLALLGKVGQGLHLIVMFLVFWAYPIVLESVWRGQTPGKKALGLRVVAIDGAPVGWLAAITRNLLRTVDMLPFGYAAGLVACLADAHSRRLGDMVAGTLVVHGGRERNHAPAPVNTVFVPPAQLLPEEQGAIVAFAERAPQLTPSRQEELANLAQPVTAAHGQAGVQRLYGMANWLLGRR, from the coding sequence ATGCTGGACACCTATCGCGAAGTCGTCACGCCGGAAGGCGTGGGCCTGCACCTGCCGGCGGCGGGTCCGGTGCCGCGTGCGCTGGCGTGGGGCATCGACCTGGCCATCCGCCTCGGCATCGTGCTGGTCATGGCCATGTTCCTCGCCCTGCTGGGCAAGGTGGGCCAGGGCCTGCACCTGATCGTGATGTTCCTGGTGTTCTGGGCGTACCCGATCGTGCTGGAGTCGGTCTGGCGCGGACAGACGCCGGGCAAGAAGGCGCTGGGGCTGCGCGTGGTGGCGATCGACGGCGCGCCGGTCGGCTGGCTGGCGGCGATCACCCGCAACCTGCTGCGGACCGTCGACATGCTGCCGTTCGGCTATGCCGCGGGCCTGGTCGCCTGCCTGGCCGATGCGCATTCGCGCCGCCTCGGCGACATGGTCGCGGGCACGCTGGTCGTGCATGGCGGACGCGAGCGCAATCACGCGCCGGCACCGGTCAATACGGTATTCGTGCCGCCGGCGCAGTTGCTGCCGGAGGAACAGGGCGCGATCGTCGCCTTCGCCGAGCGCGCGCCGCAGCTGACGCCATCGCGCCAGGAGGAACTGGCCAACCTCGCCCAGCCGGTCACCGCCGCGCACGGGCAGGCCGGCGTGCAGCGGTTGTACGGCATGGCCAACTGGCTGCTGGGGCGGCGATGA
- a CDS encoding gamma carbonic anhydrase family protein, whose protein sequence is MTALRPYLDRFPVLGPRVYVDPAATVIGDVELAEDVSVWPGTILRGDVNYIRVGARTNVQDGSIVHVSHHSPYNKAGHPTLIGADVTIGHGTIIHACTIEDLCLIGMGACILDGATVKKYGFLGAGAVLGPGKVVGEAELWLGNPARLVRMLSERDIESLHYSAGHYVKLKDRYLQPTVPGA, encoded by the coding sequence CTGACCGCGCTGCGCCCCTACCTTGACCGCTTTCCCGTCCTCGGGCCGCGCGTCTATGTCGACCCGGCCGCCACCGTCATCGGCGATGTCGAACTGGCCGAAGACGTCTCCGTCTGGCCGGGCACCATCCTGCGCGGCGACGTCAACTACATCCGCGTCGGCGCCCGCACCAACGTGCAGGACGGCAGCATCGTCCACGTCAGCCACCACAGCCCGTACAACAAGGCGGGCCATCCCACGCTGATCGGCGCCGACGTCACCATCGGCCACGGCACCATCATCCACGCCTGCACCATCGAGGACCTGTGCCTGATCGGCATGGGCGCCTGCATCCTCGACGGCGCGACGGTGAAGAAGTACGGCTTCCTCGGTGCCGGCGCGGTACTCGGGCCGGGCAAGGTGGTCGGCGAGGCCGAACTCTGGCTCGGCAATCCGGCCCGGCTGGTGCGCATGCTCAGCGAGCGCGACATCGAGAGCCTGCATTATTCGGCCGGCCACTACGTCAAGTTGAAGGACCGTTACCTGCAGCCAACAGTGCCCGGGGCATGA
- a CDS encoding coniferyl aldehyde dehydrogenase gives MTTFPHAATTAANAAITAANAAISAATAESGTTAAAGHGSRAPQGDTPVGDLAPTLHRLRATWQAHKPAYAQRRDDLHRLREALKRRLPDMADTIAADFGHRSRHESLIADGMTVLNEIDHLASHLRRWMKPKRVGVGWRFWPARAEIRQEPVGVVGVISPWNYPVNLALIPLATAIAAGNHVYLKPSEHTPRTTAFLRSLLAEVFPPERVSVAAGGAEVAGAFAALPFDHLVFTGSTAVGRKVMAAAAPNLTPLTLELGGKSPAIVCDDFPVEQAAARLATGKWFNGGQTCIAPDYVLLVGRQRRDALVQALREQVAARYGDLSDAGDFTRIINDGQFARLDSYLDDARQRGHEVIPLAPTHDRAQRLFAPTVVIEPGDEAKVMQDEIFGPILPIRTVASLDEALAYVNAHDRPLALYPFSHDRTRVEKILRNTLAGGVTVNDTVLHFGINALPFGGIGPSGMGAYHGRAGFDAMSKALPVLWQPRRAGSDLLKPPYSKVAKFIDFIIR, from the coding sequence ATGACGACCTTTCCGCACGCCGCCACCACTGCCGCCAACGCGGCCATCACCGCCGCCAATGCCGCGATCAGCGCCGCCACGGCCGAAAGCGGGACCACCGCTGCCGCCGGCCACGGCAGCCGCGCGCCGCAGGGCGACACCCCGGTCGGCGACCTCGCCCCCACGCTGCACCGGCTGCGCGCGACCTGGCAGGCGCACAAGCCCGCCTACGCACAGCGCCGCGACGACCTGCACCGACTGCGCGAGGCACTGAAGCGGCGCCTGCCGGACATGGCCGACACCATCGCGGCCGATTTCGGCCACCGCTCGCGACACGAGTCGCTGATCGCCGACGGCATGACCGTGCTCAACGAGATCGACCACCTGGCCTCGCACCTGCGCCGCTGGATGAAGCCGAAGCGGGTGGGCGTGGGCTGGCGCTTCTGGCCGGCGCGCGCGGAGATCCGCCAGGAGCCGGTGGGCGTGGTCGGCGTGATCTCGCCGTGGAACTACCCGGTCAACCTGGCGCTGATCCCACTGGCCACCGCCATCGCCGCCGGCAACCACGTCTACCTGAAACCCTCCGAACACACGCCGCGCACGACCGCCTTCCTGCGGTCGCTGCTGGCGGAAGTCTTCCCGCCCGAGCGCGTCAGCGTCGCCGCCGGCGGCGCCGAGGTGGCGGGCGCGTTCGCCGCCTTGCCGTTCGACCATCTGGTGTTCACCGGCTCCACGGCCGTAGGCCGCAAGGTGATGGCCGCCGCCGCGCCGAACCTGACCCCGCTCACCCTGGAACTGGGCGGGAAGTCGCCCGCCATCGTCTGCGACGACTTCCCGGTGGAACAGGCCGCCGCGCGCCTGGCGACGGGCAAATGGTTCAACGGCGGGCAGACCTGCATCGCGCCGGACTATGTGCTGCTGGTCGGCCGCCAGCGCCGTGATGCACTGGTGCAGGCGCTGCGTGAGCAGGTCGCGGCGCGCTACGGCGACCTGTCCGATGCCGGCGACTTCACCCGCATCATCAACGACGGCCAGTTCGCGCGACTGGACAGCTATCTAGACGACGCGCGCCAGCGCGGCCACGAGGTGATTCCGCTGGCGCCGACGCACGACCGCGCGCAGCGGCTGTTCGCGCCGACCGTGGTGATCGAGCCCGGCGACGAAGCGAAGGTGATGCAGGACGAGATCTTCGGCCCGATCCTGCCTATCCGGACGGTCGCTTCGCTGGACGAAGCCTTGGCCTACGTCAATGCACACGACCGCCCGCTGGCGCTGTATCCCTTCAGCCATGACCGCACGCGGGTGGAGAAGATCCTGCGCAATACGCTGGCCGGCGGCGTCACCGTCAACGACACCGTGCTGCACTTCGGCATCAACGCGCTGCCGTTCGGCGGCATCGGCCCCAGCGGCATGGGCGCCTACCACGGCCGGGCCGGCTTCGATGCGATGAGCAAGGCGTTGCCGGTGCTGTGGCAGCCCCGGCGTGCGGGCAGCGACCTGCTCAAGCCGCCCTATTCCAAGGTGGCGAAGTTCATCGACTTCATCATCCGCTGA
- a CDS encoding MoxR family ATPase, with the protein MNDETAAAPPALPPTPRNALSDRVEAVREEVSRAFIGQPDVLDQILIALLAGGHVLIEGVPGLGKTLLVRALAQALELTYARVQFTPDLMPSDVSGHAVYDPKTESFQIRRGPVFTHILLADEINRAPAKTQSALLEVMQEGQVTIEGTSFPLSPPFITLATQNPVEQEGTYPLPEAQLDRFLLKVLIDYPSVEDEKRMVDAITTGRTAADFDLSQVKRVLGAADIAAMQRETAAVRVDPEVIDYAVRIVAATRKWPGISLGAGPRGSIALVRAARAQAVLQGRDFVTPDDVRDIARPALRHRITLAPELQIEGQLPDDALRALLAKVDAPRK; encoded by the coding sequence ATGAACGACGAGACCGCCGCCGCGCCGCCCGCGCTGCCGCCGACGCCGCGTAACGCTCTGTCCGACCGCGTCGAGGCCGTGCGTGAGGAAGTGTCGCGCGCCTTCATCGGCCAGCCCGACGTGCTGGACCAGATCCTGATCGCGCTGCTTGCCGGCGGCCACGTGCTAATCGAAGGCGTGCCCGGGCTGGGCAAGACGCTGCTGGTGCGGGCGCTGGCGCAGGCGCTGGAACTGACCTACGCGCGCGTGCAGTTCACCCCCGACCTGATGCCCAGCGACGTCAGCGGCCACGCGGTCTACGACCCGAAGACCGAGAGCTTCCAGATCCGTCGCGGCCCGGTGTTCACCCACATCCTGCTCGCCGATGAGATCAACCGCGCGCCGGCCAAGACCCAGTCCGCGCTGCTGGAAGTGATGCAGGAAGGGCAGGTCACCATCGAGGGCACCTCGTTCCCGCTGTCGCCGCCGTTCATCACCCTGGCCACGCAGAACCCGGTGGAACAGGAAGGCACGTATCCGCTGCCGGAAGCGCAGCTGGACCGCTTCCTGCTGAAGGTGCTGATCGACTACCCGTCGGTCGAGGACGAGAAGCGCATGGTCGATGCCATCACCACCGGCCGCACCGCCGCCGACTTCGACCTGTCGCAGGTCAAGCGCGTGCTCGGCGCCGCCGACATCGCCGCGATGCAGCGCGAGACCGCTGCGGTGCGCGTGGACCCGGAAGTGATCGACTACGCCGTGCGCATCGTCGCCGCCACCCGCAAGTGGCCCGGCATCTCGCTCGGCGCCGGTCCTCGCGGCAGCATCGCGCTGGTGCGCGCGGCGCGTGCGCAGGCGGTGCTGCAGGGCCGCGACTTCGTCACCCCCGACGACGTGCGCGACATTGCACGGCCGGCCCTGCGCCACCGCATCACGCTGGCGCCCGAACTGCAGATCGAAGGACAGTTGCCGGACGACGCACTGCGTGCGCTGCTGGCGAAAGTGGACGCGCCCAGGAAATGA
- a CDS encoding YkgJ family cysteine cluster protein: MDTAFSCRPGCAACCTAPSITSPIPGMPQGKPAGVACVQLDDALRCRLFGMPERPAFCRTLKPGPEMCGASRTEAMALLAALEQATAP; this comes from the coding sequence ATGGACACCGCCTTTTCCTGCCGCCCGGGCTGCGCCGCCTGCTGCACCGCGCCCTCGATCACCTCGCCGATCCCTGGCATGCCGCAGGGCAAACCGGCCGGCGTGGCCTGCGTGCAACTGGACGACGCCTTGCGCTGCCGGCTGTTCGGCATGCCGGAGCGTCCGGCGTTCTGCCGCACGCTGAAACCCGGGCCGGAGATGTGCGGCGCCAGCCGCACCGAGGCGATGGCCCTGCTGGCCGCGCTGGAACAGGCCACCGCGCCCTGA
- a CDS encoding VOC family protein, producing MAWKPQGYTSVAPYLVVDGAQRTIDFLVAVFDAEPLRMHPMGDRLGHAEVRIDDTVLMLADGMDGWPPVPAHVHLYVPDVEATWTRALAAGAEPVQAPEEKGDGDRRGGFRDAGGTTWWISTQVP from the coding sequence ATGGCCTGGAAACCGCAGGGCTACACCTCGGTGGCCCCGTATCTCGTCGTCGACGGCGCGCAGCGCACGATCGACTTCCTCGTCGCCGTGTTCGATGCCGAACCGTTGCGCATGCATCCCATGGGCGACCGGCTGGGCCATGCCGAAGTGCGCATCGACGACACCGTGCTGATGCTCGCCGACGGCATGGACGGCTGGCCGCCGGTGCCGGCGCACGTGCATCTCTACGTGCCGGACGTGGAGGCCACGTGGACGCGCGCGCTCGCCGCCGGCGCCGAGCCGGTGCAGGCGCCGGAAGAAAAGGGCGATGGCGACCGCCGCGGCGGCTTCCGCGATGCCGGCGGCACCACCTGGTGGATTTCCACCCAGGTGCCGTGA
- a CDS encoding type I restriction enzyme HsdR N-terminal domain-containing protein — translation MLKIPKKVSDRWPAAVKNLVGVAVSHKTKDVSEADTVTLVKDMLAEIFGFDKYNELTSEQQIRGTFCDLAVKVEGKIRILIEVKAAALALNDNHLRQAINYGAHEGIEWIVLTNSLEWRLYKIKFGQPVDYEHVSSFCLPDLNLKNEDDQRKLFLLCREGLTTDAMGVYHQHISVLNKFTVAQVILGETVTGTIRREMRRYFPDLKIEVESITDLLNNEILKREVLDGDKVKDAQQRLKKAATRNAKAQQKKDSAKTSEPDAAATE, via the coding sequence ATGCTAAAGATTCCAAAGAAGGTCTCGGACCGGTGGCCTGCTGCAGTAAAGAACCTGGTCGGCGTCGCGGTGTCCCACAAGACGAAGGACGTGTCGGAGGCCGACACCGTCACGCTCGTGAAAGACATGCTTGCGGAGATTTTCGGCTTCGATAAGTACAACGAGTTGACCAGCGAGCAGCAGATTCGGGGAACGTTTTGCGACTTGGCGGTCAAAGTCGAAGGAAAGATCAGGATCCTGATCGAGGTAAAAGCTGCAGCCCTGGCTCTCAACGACAACCATCTGCGCCAAGCCATCAACTACGGCGCCCACGAAGGGATCGAGTGGATCGTGCTGACGAACTCCCTTGAGTGGCGCCTGTACAAGATCAAGTTCGGGCAGCCCGTTGATTACGAACATGTCTCATCCTTCTGCCTACCCGATCTGAACCTCAAGAACGAGGACGATCAACGAAAGCTATTTCTTCTGTGTCGCGAAGGACTCACGACAGATGCGATGGGCGTCTATCACCAGCACATATCCGTGCTCAACAAGTTCACTGTCGCTCAGGTCATCCTCGGCGAAACGGTCACCGGCACCATACGTCGTGAAATGAGACGTTACTTCCCAGACCTGAAGATCGAGGTTGAGAGCATCACCGATCTTCTCAACAACGAGATACTGAAGCGGGAGGTTCTTGACGGTGACAAAGTCAAAGATGCGCAGCAGCGCCTGAAGAAAGCTGCGACAAGGAATGCAAAGGCGCAGCAGAAAAAGGACTCTGCGAAGACCTCCGAGCCTGACGCCGCCGCGACCGAGTAG
- a CDS encoding DUF4350 domain-containing protein — translation MTSARRNGRLVGATLVVAVVLLVLVGLWFRHSFHRVEKTLYLPPSGEAAYNPLYALAKALEADGVTVNARQRLMLDDNVLAPGDTLLLFNDPRALSPPEAERLLAWVEEGGHLLIRTPVYSPGEDISGPNAPQSQMLDLLSAWLVDEMPSCEDFQVEGEDHHVEFCRGRRFAFEDVVPELAWGDLQNGYVYARIAVGKGHVDVLADFDFLANTATRGPLQEELDAPPDGGLRDGPHRALARQVLAPNYRQGTLHLVYAAEMPSLWRTLFLRGWMVWAPLLLALAAWLWMRMQRFGPPVPSPAGERRSLLEHVRASGEHLYRYGRGVMLYSAVRAAFLARLRRRDPVAAALTGEPQVAAIAERTGQPAERIRTALHVPASHDRQAFRDRIALLIQLRNRL, via the coding sequence ATGACCTCCGCGCGCCGCAATGGCCGGCTGGTGGGCGCGACGCTGGTCGTGGCGGTGGTGCTGCTGGTGCTGGTGGGCCTGTGGTTCCGGCACAGCTTCCACCGCGTCGAGAAGACGCTGTACCTGCCGCCCTCCGGCGAGGCCGCCTACAACCCGTTGTATGCGCTGGCCAAGGCGCTGGAAGCCGACGGGGTAACGGTCAACGCGCGCCAGCGCCTGATGCTGGACGACAACGTCCTGGCGCCCGGCGATACGCTGCTGCTGTTCAACGATCCGCGCGCGCTGTCGCCGCCCGAGGCCGAGCGCCTGCTGGCGTGGGTGGAGGAGGGCGGCCACCTGCTGATCCGCACGCCGGTGTACTCGCCGGGCGAGGACATCTCCGGCCCCAATGCGCCGCAGTCGCAGATGCTGGACCTGCTGTCGGCCTGGCTGGTCGACGAGATGCCGTCCTGCGAGGACTTCCAGGTGGAAGGCGAGGACCACCACGTCGAGTTCTGCCGTGGCCGCCGCTTCGCCTTCGAGGACGTGGTGCCCGAACTCGCCTGGGGCGACCTGCAGAACGGGTACGTATATGCCCGCATCGCGGTGGGCAAGGGCCATGTCGACGTGCTGGCCGACTTCGATTTCCTCGCCAACACCGCCACGCGCGGTCCGCTGCAGGAGGAACTCGACGCCCCGCCGGACGGCGGCCTGCGCGATGGTCCGCATCGCGCCCTGGCGCGGCAGGTGCTGGCACCCAACTACCGCCAGGGCACCCTGCATCTGGTCTATGCGGCCGAAATGCCGTCGTTGTGGCGCACGCTGTTCCTGCGTGGCTGGATGGTGTGGGCGCCGCTGCTGCTGGCGCTCGCGGCGTGGCTGTGGATGCGGATGCAGCGGTTCGGCCCGCCGGTGCCGTCGCCGGCCGGCGAGCGCCGCTCGCTGCTCGAACACGTGCGCGCCAGCGGCGAACATCTCTACCGCTACGGCCGTGGCGTGATGCTGTACTCGGCGGTACGCGCGGCCTTCCTCGCACGCCTGCGCCGCCGTGATCCGGTCGCCGCCGCGCTGACCGGCGAACCGCAGGTCGCCGCCATCGCCGAGCGCACCGGCCAGCCGGCCGAGCGCATCCGCACCGCCCTCCATGTTCCTGCCTCGCACGACCGGCAGGCCTTCCGCGACCGCATCGCCCTGTTGATCCAACTGAGAAACCGCCTATGA
- a CDS encoding DUF4129 domain-containing protein, which produces MRIEQLTVRLRARSDWEAIELGMALVRQHAGAIWKPWLWFTLPVFALLNLGAWWIDQMWVAALLMWWLKPAFDRIPLYVISRAVFSSVPATRDTLRAQAHWGLRTLPHLLSWRRFSPVRALYMPIDLLEGVQGERLRQRRRVLGGQAYGTAILLTWICLLFQGVLMLGGIVAVVMYLPQDLLPDSVQAAFQIAAIAWPAWFELAWNALAWAAISVIEPFYVGAGFGLYLNRRTQIEAWDLEIVFRKLRARLAAAVPMVLAAVLWAGAGIADAQERHGAPPVTPAPAETTEEEKPTPPTLPRVFGDQRVDDRAFRKAADQAYRDPLLDRRHVQSGWERRTPEEKQQEEDAQDGDRALLAGFGTVLAFIGEWGLWLVVGVLVVMLLATVRYWWPWMRGLARAPVTAPEAPQTGALVLPEALPDDIATAARRLWRDGRPRHALALLYRASVDSMSQRADLVLPPGATEAECLRASRRMPLAEDRRSFARIVRTWQYAAYAERLPGDDEFDALVGELQQRYGWAA; this is translated from the coding sequence ATGAGGATTGAACAGCTGACCGTGCGCCTGCGCGCGCGCTCGGACTGGGAAGCCATCGAACTGGGCATGGCGCTGGTGCGCCAGCATGCGGGCGCCATCTGGAAGCCATGGCTGTGGTTCACCCTGCCGGTGTTCGCGCTGCTCAACCTGGGCGCGTGGTGGATCGACCAGATGTGGGTTGCGGCGCTGCTGATGTGGTGGCTGAAGCCGGCGTTCGACCGCATCCCGCTGTACGTCATCTCGCGCGCGGTGTTCAGCAGCGTGCCGGCCACGCGCGACACGCTGCGCGCGCAGGCGCACTGGGGCCTGCGCACGCTGCCGCACCTGCTCAGCTGGCGCCGCTTCAGTCCGGTGCGCGCGCTGTACATGCCGATCGACCTGCTGGAGGGCGTGCAGGGCGAGCGCCTGCGCCAGCGGCGCCGCGTGCTGGGGGGTCAGGCCTACGGCACGGCGATCCTGCTGACCTGGATCTGCCTGCTGTTCCAGGGCGTGCTGATGCTGGGCGGCATCGTGGCGGTGGTGATGTACCTGCCGCAGGACCTGCTGCCGGACAGCGTGCAGGCGGCGTTCCAGATCGCCGCCATCGCATGGCCCGCCTGGTTCGAGCTGGCATGGAATGCGCTGGCCTGGGCAGCGATCAGCGTGATCGAGCCGTTCTACGTCGGTGCCGGCTTCGGCCTGTATCTCAACCGGCGCACGCAGATCGAGGCCTGGGACCTGGAGATCGTGTTCCGCAAGCTGCGCGCCCGCCTGGCCGCGGCCGTGCCGATGGTGCTGGCCGCGGTGTTGTGGGCCGGTGCCGGTATCGCCGATGCGCAGGAGCGCCACGGTGCGCCGCCGGTCACGCCGGCGCCTGCGGAGACGACGGAAGAAGAAAAGCCGACACCGCCGACCCTGCCGCGGGTGTTCGGCGACCAGCGCGTGGACGATCGCGCATTCCGCAAGGCCGCGGACCAGGCCTACCGCGATCCGCTGCTCGACCGCCGGCACGTGCAGTCCGGCTGGGAGCGCCGCACTCCCGAAGAGAAACAGCAGGAAGAGGACGCGCAGGACGGCGACCGCGCGCTGCTGGCCGGCTTCGGCACGGTGCTGGCCTTCATCGGCGAATGGGGGTTGTGGCTGGTCGTTGGCGTGCTGGTGGTGATGCTGCTGGCGACGGTGCGTTACTGGTGGCCGTGGATGCGCGGCCTGGCGCGCGCGCCGGTGACGGCCCCCGAGGCGCCGCAGACCGGGGCACTGGTGCTGCCCGAGGCGCTGCCCGACGACATCGCCACCGCGGCGCGCCGGTTGTGGCGCGACGGCCGTCCGCGCCATGCGCTGGCGCTGCTCTATCGCGCCAGCGTGGACAGCATGAGCCAGCGCGCCGACCTGGTGCTGCCGCCGGGCGCGACCGAAGCCGAATGCCTGCGCGCGTCGCGGCGCATGCCGCTGGCGGAGGACCGCCGGAGCTTCGCGCGCATCGTCCGCACGTGGCAGTACGCCGCCTACGCGGAACGGTTGCCCGGCGATGACGAATTCGACGCGCTGGTCGGCGAATTGCAGCAGCGCTACGGGTGGGCGGCATGA
- a CDS encoding stage II sporulation protein M — MRQEQFVARHQAEWLAFETWLHARGDNARRARRERNNGALTDEEVPARYRRICQHLALARRRGYSPVVVDRLQALMQAGHGVLYRTPPPRWQRAVRFLLADFPRLVRSEAGCMWVAAAVFVVPLVLMFVLLQVRPELVYSLASPEQVAMYERMYDPSDPSHALGRESGTDWQMFGHYIWNNIGIGLRTFAGGLLAGVGALFVLVVNGIGIGTVFGHLQQIGYGDPLWRFVCGHAPFELTAIVLAGGAGLRLGLSLVAPGRHRRIDALAIAGAKGARLCLGVAFMLLVAAFIEAFWSSTQSIPAAVKYSVSGVLWTLVAVWLGLGGRGVADED, encoded by the coding sequence ATGAGGCAGGAACAGTTCGTCGCCCGCCACCAGGCCGAATGGCTCGCCTTCGAAACATGGCTGCACGCCCGCGGCGACAACGCCCGGCGCGCACGCCGCGAGCGCAACAACGGCGCGTTGACCGACGAGGAGGTGCCGGCGCGCTACCGCCGCATCTGCCAGCATCTGGCGCTGGCGCGCCGGCGCGGCTACAGCCCGGTGGTCGTCGATCGCCTGCAGGCGCTGATGCAGGCCGGCCATGGTGTGCTGTACCGCACACCGCCGCCGCGCTGGCAGCGGGCGGTGCGTTTCCTGCTGGCGGACTTTCCGCGGCTGGTGCGCAGCGAGGCCGGCTGCATGTGGGTGGCGGCGGCGGTGTTCGTGGTTCCGCTGGTGCTGATGTTCGTGCTGCTGCAGGTCCGCCCGGAGCTGGTGTACAGCCTGGCCTCGCCCGAACAGGTGGCGATGTACGAGCGCATGTACGACCCCAGCGATCCCAGCCATGCGCTGGGCCGCGAGAGCGGCACCGACTGGCAGATGTTCGGCCACTACATCTGGAACAACATCGGTATCGGCCTGCGCACGTTTGCCGGTGGATTGCTGGCCGGCGTGGGCGCGCTGTTCGTGCTGGTGGTCAACGGCATCGGCATCGGCACGGTGTTCGGCCACCTGCAGCAGATCGGTTACGGCGATCCGCTGTGGCGTTTCGTCTGCGGGCATGCGCCGTTCGAGCTGACCGCCATCGTGCTGGCCGGCGGCGCCGGCCTGCGGCTGGGGCTGAGCCTGGTGGCGCCCGGCCGGCACCGGCGCATCGACGCGCTGGCGATCGCCGGCGCCAAGGGCGCGCGGCTGTGCCTGGGCGTGGCCTTCATGCTGCTGGTGGCGGCCTTCATCGAAGCCTTCTGGTCGTCGACCCAGTCCATACCGGCGGCGGTGAAGTACAGCGTGTCCGGCGTGCTGTGGACGCTGGTGGCGGTGTGGCTGGGCCTCGGCGGACGCGGGGTGGCCGATGAGGATTGA
- a CDS encoding DUF58 domain-containing protein: protein MRPAPLLILLIAGWGLSGLAVPFLGWPLWQWQAVGAALLVLAALDAWWLRGRPTPEIVREVPEALPLGIERDVALSFESRVRQRLEVFDLHPGAWASSGLPRMLTLAPMSATRIHYRLRPAVRGDAQFDGVQLRLRSPLALWRQSRVAGAPQRVRVYPNFAPLTRFALFSAEQASRLVGAHLKRRRGEGTDFHQMREYRVGDSLRQVDWKATARARKLISREYQDEKNQQLVMLIDTGRRMMAREDALGHFDHVLNASLVVSYLALRQGDGVGLFAAGGDSRWVAPQRGMAAIDTLLRASYDLQPRPVATDYLAAATELSLRQRRRALVMLVTNVRDEDIDDLLAAVRLLQKRHLVCVASLRETSLDDALDGEVRDLQGAIHAGAVARYLEQRTAAHDALRSHRVMVLDVTADELPAALVERYLAVKRDGVL from the coding sequence ATGAGACCGGCGCCGCTGCTGATCCTGCTGATCGCGGGCTGGGGACTGTCCGGCCTGGCGGTGCCGTTCCTCGGCTGGCCGCTGTGGCAGTGGCAGGCCGTCGGCGCGGCGTTGCTGGTGCTGGCGGCGCTTGATGCGTGGTGGCTGCGGGGCCGGCCCACGCCGGAGATCGTACGCGAGGTGCCGGAGGCGCTGCCGCTCGGCATCGAGCGTGACGTCGCGCTGAGCTTCGAGTCACGCGTGCGGCAGCGGCTGGAGGTGTTCGATCTGCATCCGGGCGCATGGGCGTCTTCCGGCCTGCCGCGCATGCTGACGCTGGCGCCGATGTCGGCGACCCGCATCCACTACCGCCTGCGTCCTGCCGTGCGCGGCGATGCGCAGTTCGATGGCGTGCAACTTCGCCTGCGTTCGCCGTTGGCCTTGTGGCGGCAGTCGCGCGTGGCCGGCGCACCGCAGCGGGTGCGCGTGTATCCGAACTTCGCACCGCTCACGCGCTTCGCACTGTTCAGTGCCGAACAGGCCTCGCGCCTGGTCGGCGCGCACCTGAAGCGGCGTCGCGGCGAAGGCACCGACTTCCACCAGATGCGCGAGTACCGCGTCGGCGACAGCCTGCGCCAGGTCGACTGGAAGGCCACCGCGCGCGCGCGCAAGCTGATCTCGCGTGAGTACCAGGACGAGAAGAACCAGCAGCTGGTGATGCTGATCGACACCGGCCGCCGGATGATGGCGCGCGAGGACGCGCTGGGCCACTTCGACCACGTGCTCAACGCCTCGCTGGTGGTGTCCTACCTGGCGCTGCGGCAGGGCGACGGCGTGGGCCTGTTCGCCGCCGGCGGCGACAGCCGCTGGGTCGCGCCGCAACGCGGCATGGCCGCCATCGATACGCTGCTGCGCGCCAGCTACGACCTGCAGCCGCGTCCGGTGGCCACCGATTACCTGGCCGCCGCTACCGAGCTCAGCCTGCGCCAGCGCCGCCGCGCGCTGGTAATGCTGGTCACCAACGTGCGCGACGAGGACATCGACGACCTGCTCGCCGCCGTGCGCCTGCTGCAGAAGCGGCACCTGGTCTGCGTGGCCAGCCTGCGCGAAACCTCGCTGGACGATGCGCTGGATGGCGAGGTGCGCGACCTGCAGGGGGCGATCCATGCCGGTGCGGTCGCCCGCTACCTGGAACAGCGCACCGCCGCGCACGATGCCCTGCGCAGCCACCGCGTGATGGTGCTGGACGTCACCGCCGACGAGCTGCCAGCGGCATTGGTTGAGCGCTACCTGGCGGTCAAGCGCGACGGCGTGCTGTAG